The following are encoded together in the Oncorhynchus kisutch isolate 150728-3 linkage group LG8, Okis_V2, whole genome shotgun sequence genome:
- the LOC109895432 gene encoding ubiquitin-conjugating enzyme E2 Q2 isoform X2 gives MSVSGLKAELKFLESIFDPNHERFRIIDWKPDELNCQFNVTGEKLLIIHCNITESYPSTPPIWFVDSDDPSLTQVLERLEDVRKGSTLLLQQLKRLICDLCRLYNLPQHPDVEMLDQPLPAGPVGQDRKHGVTDEVTSEEEEEEEMGEDIEDLDHYEMKEEEPVDGKKSEDDGIEKENLAILEKIRKNQRQDHLNGAVSGSVQASDRLMKELREIYRSQSYKMGIYSVELVNDSLYEWHVKLRTVDPDSPLHSDLQVLKEKEGMDYILLNFSYKDNFPFDPPFVRVASPVLSGGYVLGGGALCMELLTKQGWSSAYSIESVIMQINATLVKGKARVQFGANKNQYNLARAQQSYKSLVQIHEKNGWYTPPKEDG, from the exons ATGTCGGTTTCGGGGCTGAAGGCCGAACTGAAGTTTCTGGAGTCCATTTTTGATCCAAACCACGAACGATTCAGAATTATTGACTGGAAACCCGATGAGCTAAACTGTCAGTTTAATGTGACTGGAGAAAAACTGTTGATTATACATTGCAACATTACG GAGTCgtacccctccacacctccaaTCTGGTTTGTGGACTCTGATGACCCGAGCCTGACACAAGTGTTGGAACGCCTGGAGGATGTCAGAAAGGGCAGCACCCTG CTCCTGCAGCAGCTAAAGCGGCTCATCTGTGACCTCTGTCGGCTGTACAACCTGCCCCAGCACCCAGATGTAGAGATGCTGGACCAGCCCCTCCCTGCTGGCCCTGTAGGACAAGACCGAAAG CATGGGGTCACAGACGAGGTCACGtccgaagaggaggaagaagaggaaatgGGAGAG GACATTGAAGACCTGGACCACTATGAGATGAAAGAGGAGGAGCCAGTGGATGGGAAGAAGTCTGAGGATGACGGCATCGAGAAGGAGAACCTGGCCATCCTGGAGAAGATCCGCAAGAACCAGAGGCAGGACCACTTGAAC GGTGCAGTGTCTGGTTCAGTGCAGGCTTCAGACCGCCTCATGAAGGAGCTCCGGGAGATATACCGGTCCCAGAGTTACAAGATGG GTATCTATTCAGTGGAGCTGGTCAATGACAGCTTGTATGAATGGCATGTCAAGCTGAGGAC CGTAGATCCAGACAGTCCCCTACACAGTGACCTGCAGGTTTTAAAGGAAAAGGAGGGAATGGATTACATTCTGCTCAACTTCTCATATAAA GATAATTTCCCCTTTGATCCACCATTTGTACGGGTGGCTTCTCCTGTGCTGTCTGGAGG TTATGTTCTTGGAGGGGGTGCCCTGTGCATGGAGCTTCTCACAAAACAG GGCTGGAGCAGTGCCTATTCCATAGAGTCTGTAATCATGCAGATCAACGCCACTTTAGTCAAGGGAAAAGCCAGAGTGCAGTTTGGAGCCAATAAG AACCAATACAATCTTGCCAGAGCACAGCAGTCATACAAATCCCTGGTCCAGATCCATGAAAAGAACG GCTGGTACACTCCCCCTAAGGAGGATGGGTAA
- the LOC109895432 gene encoding ubiquitin-conjugating enzyme E2 Q2 isoform X1 produces the protein MSVSGLKAELKFLESIFDPNHERFRIIDWKPDELNCQFNVTGEKLLIIHCNITESYPSTPPIWFVDSDDPSLTQVLERLEDVRKGSTLLLQQLKRLICDLCRLYNLPQHPDVEMLDQPLPAGPVGQDRKHGVTDEVTSEEEEEEEMGEDIEDLDHYEMKEEEPVDGKKSEDDGIEKENLAILEKIRKNQRQDHLNVSAHSGAVSGSVQASDRLMKELREIYRSQSYKMGIYSVELVNDSLYEWHVKLRTVDPDSPLHSDLQVLKEKEGMDYILLNFSYKDNFPFDPPFVRVASPVLSGGYVLGGGALCMELLTKQGWSSAYSIESVIMQINATLVKGKARVQFGANKNQYNLARAQQSYKSLVQIHEKNGWYTPPKEDG, from the exons ATGTCGGTTTCGGGGCTGAAGGCCGAACTGAAGTTTCTGGAGTCCATTTTTGATCCAAACCACGAACGATTCAGAATTATTGACTGGAAACCCGATGAGCTAAACTGTCAGTTTAATGTGACTGGAGAAAAACTGTTGATTATACATTGCAACATTACG GAGTCgtacccctccacacctccaaTCTGGTTTGTGGACTCTGATGACCCGAGCCTGACACAAGTGTTGGAACGCCTGGAGGATGTCAGAAAGGGCAGCACCCTG CTCCTGCAGCAGCTAAAGCGGCTCATCTGTGACCTCTGTCGGCTGTACAACCTGCCCCAGCACCCAGATGTAGAGATGCTGGACCAGCCCCTCCCTGCTGGCCCTGTAGGACAAGACCGAAAG CATGGGGTCACAGACGAGGTCACGtccgaagaggaggaagaagaggaaatgGGAGAG GACATTGAAGACCTGGACCACTATGAGATGAAAGAGGAGGAGCCAGTGGATGGGAAGAAGTCTGAGGATGACGGCATCGAGAAGGAGAACCTGGCCATCCTGGAGAAGATCCGCAAGAACCAGAGGCAGGACCACTTGAACGTAAGTGCTCATTCG GGTGCAGTGTCTGGTTCAGTGCAGGCTTCAGACCGCCTCATGAAGGAGCTCCGGGAGATATACCGGTCCCAGAGTTACAAGATGG GTATCTATTCAGTGGAGCTGGTCAATGACAGCTTGTATGAATGGCATGTCAAGCTGAGGAC CGTAGATCCAGACAGTCCCCTACACAGTGACCTGCAGGTTTTAAAGGAAAAGGAGGGAATGGATTACATTCTGCTCAACTTCTCATATAAA GATAATTTCCCCTTTGATCCACCATTTGTACGGGTGGCTTCTCCTGTGCTGTCTGGAGG TTATGTTCTTGGAGGGGGTGCCCTGTGCATGGAGCTTCTCACAAAACAG GGCTGGAGCAGTGCCTATTCCATAGAGTCTGTAATCATGCAGATCAACGCCACTTTAGTCAAGGGAAAAGCCAGAGTGCAGTTTGGAGCCAATAAG AACCAATACAATCTTGCCAGAGCACAGCAGTCATACAAATCCCTGGTCCAGATCCATGAAAAGAACG GCTGGTACACTCCCCCTAAGGAGGATGGGTAA